Within the Candidatus Woesearchaeota archaeon genome, the region ATGGAGTAGCGAGGGGTTTCGCTCCAGCCATACCCTCCGGGAGCGTAGTGCGTTGTTGGGAGGATGCTGATCCAGTCTTGCCGCGTGACGATGAAGTCGGGGTTGTCAAAGTCAAACTGGTATAGTGTCTCTGCGGGCGTGGTGCATTGTTGGTCTGCTCCGGTGCAGTCTTCGTCGACGCCGTTTCCGCACACTTCTGGAGCGCCTGGATGCACGCTCGCATTGTTATCATCACAGTCATCACCAACAAGGGCGCAGTCAGTGTTCAAGCCCGCAACGCCGTACCCGTCACCGTCACTATCCGTGCAAACACATTCCTGCGCCACGCCATCACAATCCTCATCCACACCATTCCCGCACACCTCAGACGCGCCGGGATTCACACCCGCGTTGCTATCATCACAATCAGGTCCAAGAGCGCAGCCACCCCCGTAGCCGTCCTTGTCAGCATCTGTGCAGACAGGGCCTCCGCCTCCTTGATACTCTACTGCTCCTGCGTCGCACGCGCCATCGTTACGAGGATTGCCGAAGTAGTCGTAGCTTGGGCACCAGGAGGGGTTTGCCAGGTTTATGGCCGGATTTCCTGCGAGTGGGGTGTAGTCCGCTCCTCTTTCGGGGTTGTCTGTCCAGTCCGGGTCGATGAAGTAGTCGCGAAGATCGATGTTATAGCGCGAGACTGAGTGTTGTTCTTTTCCGTCTGCTTGCACTTGAGCAAGAGTTTTTCTTATGTTGTTTCCGTATTCGTGGATGACTGGCTGGTTGGGTTCTGTGAAGTACGCATTATAGTCGGGTTTTGCAGTGTCGTACACGTCACGCTCTTCCCACCGATAGAATTGTCGGGCAGCATTGGTGGCTGCGAACCAGAGGTAGACGTTGTTTTGAATTACGTTATTTGCGGCGTTTGTTGTGCTCGTCGCGGTTCGGTCGTATTGCCAGTGAGTCACGGTGTTTCCTGCAAAGCCGCAGGATCGACCGACGGTATTATGGATAAAGACGAATCCTGCATTCTCGGCTGGGTGCGTGACTATTTCTCCAGTGCCGCATTCAAGTATGTTGTTAATCCAGAATGCGTATTTGTTTTGCGGATCATTGACTTCGCCATGAAAAATAGGTCCGTGCGTGCCGCAACCGTCCCATTGTTCTCGATGCGTTCCGGCGTCGAAGTCGTAGCAGTCCGTCCCGCTCCCTGCGGTGTAGACGGGCTCATCGCCGGGGTATGCTGATCCGCCAAAGAGCCTGCTTGAGTCGAAGACCGGAGCTGACGCGAGGGACGTTCCTGAACCAAAGGGTTGGGTTTCGCCGCTCTTGGGGAAACCTCCAAGAAATTGTGTTTTGTAAAAGCCCATCCAGTCTCCAATGTGGCCGATGGGCCCCATGGTGATGATTGCATCTTCAACTGCGATGTGGTGGTGGATGCCTGAGGACGCGTATGGCCACGCGTTGCCGAGGACGCGTATGCGTTGAAATATGAAGTGAGCGCCTGAGGAGGTTCCCAGTTGAAACCCATGCTTGTCGGCGTCTTTGTCTCCTCTGTGTTCTTGTGCGGCGAGGAGAGTGAGGTCTTGAACGAGGTGGTATGTTCCTTCAAACAAGCTGTTGCGCTTTTCTTTTGAGCCGATCCACACGTCTGACGCTGTTGTGATGGGTTCTCTCGGGTGGAAGTACCAGCGATCATCGCTGGGGTTTGGGCACCCCGTGGGCATGTCTTGATCGAGAACGACTGCGAGGGTTCCTGGCCAGGTGTTCGTCCAGGCGATGACATACTCGTCGGTCGCGGGAGGTTGATATTGGCTTCTGAGGTAGCGAGAGTCAACCCATTGACTGTAGGGCCGAAGCCCCTTTGGTCGGCCGAGTGTTGCTCCAACTGCTATGTCGTCGTCATCTACCATGTCGAGACGAAGCGGTGCTTGGATTCCTGCGTGGCCAGCGACGGATGTCGTCCCGCTTCTGGGATGCGTGCCAACTGCGTTACTGACGACGGCATGCGGTGCGCAAAACGTCCACACGTTGGTGCAGTCTTGGATGCCTGGTTGTGATCGATCGCAATCAAAGGGTGCGCCGGTGAATTTGTGAAAGTCGCTGTAAGAAACATCTGTGAGGCGGACGTAATTGGTGAGGATGGTGTTATCCCTGCCTTCTCCTTCTATGTGGTAGAATTGCACGGTTTTTCCTGTGCTCCCTGTCGTGGTCGTTCCCCTGTAGCCTTCTTCTAGTGTGAGTTGGGTGTCGCTCTGAATTGATGATACGCGAGTCCAGGGAACATATTTTTGTACGCGGTAGTTCACGTCAGTGTCTGTTGGGTCTGCGTCGCAGCGAATAAAGTCGCCGGGGGAGACTTGGCTTGTGAATTTCGTGTTCGTCCCTGTTATAGTTGTTACGCCATGGGTGCAGGCAAGGGTGCCTGTAAGCGTTGTTGGCGTTGTTGTTTTGCTCCAGGCTGCTGGGAGGTCGTTAAAGATTCCCGTTCCGATATGGCAGGTGTCGCCTGCCTTCATTATTTCGTAGCAGTGCCGAACTGTTGCAAAAGCACAATTCCCTGAAGTTCCGGGCGTGTTTGAGAGGCCGTTGCATGAGTCGTTCCCGTCCGTTCGGACGTAGTACGTTGTTGCGAGTGTTGCGTGGGTGGCTAACACGAGTATGACGAAGAAGAGCGCGGGACGGAGTAGACGCGTGTTTCTTGACATAAACCTGCAGTTATTTTTTTGTCTTGTCTTTTATAGTTTTCGTTCTAACAAAACCGTTTAAATGGTACTGCAAAACGTTTAAAAAGGACTGGAACGCACCTCGCTGCTGTGCACCGGTGGTCTAATGGCTATGACTCCGGCCTTCCAAGCCGGCTATCCGGGTTCGAATGGTTGATGAGTAACGTCTGTACTGACTATTATTCGTCGGCACGAAAGTCCCGGCCGGTGCACGTTCTTTTTTTGTTTGTTTCGTGTTTTTTGTGTTCCTGCCCCTTCCTCCGTCTTCTTTAGTGTTCGGCGCTACCGAAACGTTAATATACTCCTTCGCTCCTGGACTGTTCTGTTTAGCATGGGAGGGTCAAGTCAATGGTGAGCAGGTTTATCATTCATAAGGCCATGATTAAGTTAGCGCGGGAGATTATTCGCATTATCAGTGAGACCTCGAAGATTTTGAGTTCGCATGACGTGTCTGAGCAGGCGCTCACGGCTATTCAGCAGGGCGTCTTTGATATTGCAACGTATACGCAGAAGCTTTTTGCTGTCGTAACAAAAGATTCTGAAGTGGAGAAGGAGCACAAGGAACTGTTTGAGAAGCTAGATCAGGTGTTGAAGAGTGTTGAGGATGCTTTGGAGGATCGTAAGGTCGAGCCGAAGCTGAGGCACGAAGTTGACAAGATGGATGAGCTGGTCGAGGCCGCCGAGCTTGAGGAGTTCGAAGAGTTAAAGTCTGATTGGCGCATCCAGACGCATTTGAAAGAAGTGATTGACAAGTTGGACGTGTATAAAAAGCAGTATTTGCAGTTTTACGCGACGAAGAGGGATGAACTTGCAGTCTTGATGCGTGAGCTTGCTTTGCACATGACCGCCGTGCTCAAGCTTCTTGACATTGACGTGAAGGAGGATAAGGAGATTATGCTTCACTTGAAGATGGTGCATTCATTAGTTGATGAGGCAAAGCAACCAGCGTTGAGCGGGGTGTGGGAGAAGACTGGGCAGAAGCAGTACATGGACGAGGTTGTGGAGAAGGTTAACGAGGAATTAAAAGAAGAAATGAGTGATGGCAGTTCTTAGCGCTGTTTTTTATTTTTTCGTTTTGTCTAGAGTTGGAGTGTTGTTATTTTGCTGATGCCGTCGCTGTCCATAGAGACGCCGTAGAGGTTGTCTGCTTCTGAGATGATGGCGTCGTTGTGGCTGATGATGAGGTATTGTGCCTTGTCAGCGTAGGCACGGATCATTTTTGCGAGTTTTTCGCTGTTGTGCTTGTCGAGGGCGGCGTCAACTTCGTCTAGGACGTAGAAACTTGCCGGTTCGTGTTCTTGGACGGCAAAGAGGAAGGCTAGGGCTGTGAGTGTTTTTTCGCCGCCGGAGAGTGAGCGAATATCCATGAAGCGCTTGGTTGAGAGGCGGACTCGGAGAGTGAGCCCTCCTGCGAAGGGGTCTTTTTTATCTTCGAGTTCGAAGAAGGCTTGGCCCTTCGTGGAGAGTGTTCCGAAGATGGTGCTGAAGTTCTTGCTGACGACTTCGTAGGTTCGCATGAAGAGTTCTTTTTTACGGGAGTCTATTTCATTGATCATGACGAGGACATCTTCTCGTTCTGTTGCAAGACGCTCTTTTTTCTTGATGAGTTGGTCGTACTCTTGACTTACTTTGTCGTAAATTTCGAGGGCTTTGAGATTGACGGCGCCAAAGTTTTCGAGGAGTTTCTCGAATTCGTTGATTTCTCTTGTCATGACCGCCTCGCTTTTTCCTTCGAAGCGCGGGACGCCATCGAAAGGTTTTGCTTCTTCTTCTATGGCGGCGATTTCTGCTTTGAGACGCGCAATGTCGAGGTTGATCGCGTTTGCTTTGGCTTGAAGCGTGCGTATTTGGTCTTGGAGTTGGAAAATATTGTTTTCAGCTTTGGTTATTTCCTCTGCGATTTTGCTCCTCTTGTTGAAAAGGTCTTTGAACTGAGCAAAGAATTTCTTCTCTTCTTGTTCTTTTTGTTTGAGTTCTCGCTCTTGTTTGGTTATTTGCTCTTGAAGCGTTTTTTGTTCGGTGAGGAATTGTTCTCGCTCTTTTTCGTGTTGCTTGAGGATTTTTTTGATGTTTTGTGCTTCTGGCCCGAGGATGTTGGCCATTTCGCTTTCCGCGTTTTTAAGTTGGGCGCGAAGTTCGACGATTTCTGTTTTGAGTTCTTGGCGCTTGTCTTGGAAGGTGTTGAGTTCTGCGAGGAGGCGGGGGTTACGCATCGTGGCCAGTTTTTCTCTCAGATTGCTCTTTTCTATTTTGAGCGTCGCGAGGTTCCTCGTTTTCTGGCTTATTTCATCGGCGAGTTTGTCGAGTTCTTTGGCGATGGTTTCCTTCTCTTTGAGGAGTTTTTGCTTGGCTTCTTTGTTCAGATCGAGGTCTTCCGAATCGATAAAGAGTGTTTTTTCTTGTTTGATAATTTCTCCTTCAAGTTCGGCTTTGAGTGTCCTGAGGCGCTCTATGAGTTCGTCTTGGTCTTGTTTTTTCTGTTCGAGTTTTCTGATGATTGCTTCGATGTCTGCAAGTTCTTTTTCGATGGCGTGGAGTTCTTTTTGTGTTTCTTTTTCCTGAAATCCTGTCCCTTCCTTGCGGTTGCGAAATCCGCCTTGCATGGCGCCGCTCCGTTCGATGAGATCTCCTGATTTCGTGACCATTCTGTAGGTTCCGATGCCGATGCTTCTGGCTGCAGGAATGGATTCAACGATGAGCGTGTTGGCGAAGACGTAGGCGAATGCTTTGGCGTATTTTTTGTCGTACGTGATGAGGTCCACGGCGCGACCAATAATGCCTTTGGATTTGGGCGCTTGTTGTGGCGGCGGCGGGGTTATTTTGTTGAGGGGGAGGAAGGTTGCAACACCGAGTTTGTTGTCCTTGAGGTAACGGATGCACTGCTCGGCAACTTTGTCGTTTTCAACGACGACAGCGTTCATGCGCGCGCCAGCCGCAACTTCGAGGGCGGATGCTAGATCCCTCTTGACGCTGCCGAGCTGCGCGATTGTTCCGTGGATTCCTCGTATGCTCTTTTTTTGTTCGAGAATGCGCTTCACTGCGAGGTTTCTCGTTGCCGCTTCTTGTATGGTTGCCGTTCTTGCTTTGAGTTTTGAGTGCTCTTCTTTTTTCGAGAGGAGCTTGTCGCGCGCGTTTGCAAGCTGTGCAGCTATATTGCTGCTTTCATTGAGTGCCTTGCTCAAGTCAAGCGTGGTTTGCTTGAATCGTGCTTTTTTTTCTTTAAGCTCTTGTAGTTGATCTTTGTGTTCCTTGGCAAGCTTTGCCACCTTGCTTATTTTTTCGTCAAGCGTTGAGAGTTTTATTTCGATACGGTCCTGTTCCCTGAGCAAGTTTTGCTGCTGTTCCCTCAGTTCGCTAATTTCTTCTTGGATGTGTTCGGCTTCCTTATCGATGGCTACGATGCGGCTGTCCAGGTCCGCAGCGTCCTCCATGTGATGTTTTTGCTTGAATTCATCTATTCGCTTCTCAAGCTTTTCTATCTCTTTTTCCTTCTTTGCAATTTCATCAATGATTGATTTTCTGCTCTTTTCTTGGATTTTTATTTTTGAATCAAGCTCTTTGTTGGTTCTGAGCAACTCTTCTCGCCGCTCTTGCAGTTTGAAGAGTTCTTGCTTGAGCGTTTCAATGCGTTGCTTGCCAAGAGCGATGTCGAGCCTGAGCTTTTCGACTTCTTTGTGCAACGCGACTTGGTCGCGCTCTCCTTTCTCTTCAACTTCCTTGTTGATAGCTTCAACGTTCTCTTTTTTCTTTGCAATATCTTCTCTGAGTTTACGTATTTGTTCTTCGGCTTTTGTTATTTTTTCTGTGTATCCTTGGTAGGTTGCGAGGTGTTTGTCAAGTTCGTTTGTCTTTTTTTGTTTTTTAAGGTCTAGAAGGGTTGCCTTGTTTCGCTTGAGTTTCTGGTCGAGGTCTTTGAAGCGTTGGGCTTGGTCGCGTTCTGCTTTGAGCTCTTTGAGGTAGCTCTCTCGTTCAGTGAGGATGATGTGTGCTTCGTTGAGTTTTTCTTCGACACGGGTGAGTTCTCGCAGAGCTTTTTCTTTTTTGTCTTCGTAAATAGAGATGCCTGCGATTTCTTCAATAACCCGCCTTCGTTCTTCAGGCGTCATATCTGCCATGTGAACGATGTCTCCTTGGAGGACGATGTTATGCCCGTCTGGGTCAATTTTTGCCTTGGCAAGGATTTCAAGTATTTGTTGGCGGGTGTGCGTCTTGTCGTTGATTTTATAGGTGGACTGTCCTGTCGGTTTGATGATACGAGTGATTTTAAGCTCGTTGCCAACGTTGCCGAAGACGTTGTTGGTGTTTGCAAAGTAGATGGAAACTTCGCCTTGTTTTGCTGGGCTTCTTTTCTTTCCGCCGTTGTAGATGAGGTTGGCGCTTTTCTCTGCCCTGAGGCCCTTGGCGCTTGCTTTGCCAAGAACAAAGCAAATGGCGTCGAGAATGTTGCTCTTTCCGGAACCATTGGGGCCGAGGACGCAGTTGAATTTTTCGCCGAGAACGAGCTCGGTTTTGCTCGCGAAGGACTTGAAACCCTTCATCTCTAGTCGAGTAATTCTTGTCATGGTATGTCTCTTATGTCTCTTGTTTCGTGCTGCTCCAACGGAGGTGTTTGTCTCGAGAGGTGTTTATAAAGCTTGCTGTTTGTCAGGAGAGGTATCTTTTTGTCAGGGAGCATATTTTGTTGGTGTGATAGGAGGATCTGGTGAATCGAGAAGCAGGAGAAGAACGTTTGTTTTTTTCAGTATGTGTTTTCAGCGTATGTTTAGTTTCTTGAGCAGCTCTCTTGTTGCTTCTTTGGCCGCCTTGCTTCCTTGCAAGAGGAGTGTTCCGGTTGTGTACTTAATGAGTGTGACGCCGGGGCCTTTCATTCGTACGGTTTCGTAAGGCGTTTTTGTGTTTTCAAAGGAAAAGCCGTGACGCGTCAGGGTGGCAAAGGTTTTTTCGTCCGGTTTCTTGCTTCTTCCTGCGGGTCCTGTTGGGGCAAGGGTGGTTTGCCGGGGTTTTCGCAGTTCTTTCACCGGCGCCCATGACGCGCGTATAATGCTTGCGAGCTTGGGGTTATTGTACTGTTCTTGAAGTGTTTTTTGCGTGGCAGGGTCTGTGAGGTACCCTGAGCCGAGGTTGATGCCTGTCTTGGCAGTGAGCTCTCGAATTTTCTTGTCTCGTGTCACTTTTGCGAGAATGGAGGCGGCAGCAACGCATGTGAAGCGCTGGTCGGCTTTGTTTTCGCAGAGGAGGGTGAAGTCTTGGTTCCCTAGCTTTGTTTGGAGGTACTTCTTGAATGCGTTGGTGTTCTTTGTTGGAGAATCTACAATGACAGTGGTTATGGGAAGGCGTTTGGTGAGCTTTTTGATAATGGCCACTGCAGTGTCCGCTTCAAGCCAGTTGAGATTGGTTGTGGTTGACTGAACTGCGTGGTCGATTTCCGCGGGGTGTACGATGATGATTTCGTGGGGGTGGCGTGTGATTTCCTTGTATAGCCGCTCGCGGGCGGGGGGTGAGAGGAGCTTGGAGTCGGTCACGCCGAGTTTTTTGAGGTCTCGTTCTTGGTTGGGTGTAAGGGCGACTCCTGCCATGACTAGCGGCCCAAAGACCGGACCTCTTCCTGCTTCGTCAATGCCCAGCGAGTACATAGGTGGCTGCTTTTGGGGCGTGCTGGGTATTTAAGTGTTCGGGTTTCGCAAGGCAACAGTCCCGTCTGGCAAGCGCGTGCTTTTCTTGTTGCTTCCTCGGTGCTCCTTCTTGTGCAGGCTTGCTTTTGTTATTCGCTCCTTCAGGTGTAGGCGCCGGCGACGCGGCCGAGTGCGTTGCTGGCCGCTTTTCTCCTTTTCCTGCGTTTTGTTGTGTTTGGTTCGATCGCGACCGCGTCAGTCGCGACTGACAGCAGGTGAACAAGCGTCTCCAAACCTTGTTTGGGGTTTTTTTCGTCCGGCCTCAGCACTGTGTTGTTTACTTTTTCTGCAACGCCTAGCACGCCTCTGAGCAGTCGTTCAAAGGTGGTGTGAGGTATTGCTTGCGCGTTGGTAAGGTAGAGGCAGGGCGTGTTTGCATCGTCGGCGGGGGTTTCAGAGATGCGAGTGATTTCTTCACAATGGTATGTCTTGTTCTGCGTGTCGTAGACGATTCGATAGTGGATGTTGTTGGGTGGGGAGGGGTGATGGTATCGAGGAACTGCTTTGTTCATTGTAGGCCTCCTTGTGTGTCCTGTTTTCTTGTTTTTACCAAGTGTTGTTTTTGGTGTTGTGTGTGGCTGTGCTTTGGTTATTGTTTGCACGTGTGTTGTTCATTCCTTTTGCCTGTTGCTGCTCTGCTTATGTGATGCAGGAGGTGCTGTTTTGGCGTCCTTGGTTGGACGGGGAGGGCTTCATGGGAAAGCAAGAATCAAGAAGAGAGTGGTTGCAGCACTGCCTGCCGATGATGGCTGCGGCTCGGAGTGGTGTTTGCAGGTCTTGTT harbors:
- the smc gene encoding chromosome segregation protein SMC, with amino-acid sequence MTRITRLEMKGFKSFASKTELVLGEKFNCVLGPNGSGKSNILDAICFVLGKASAKGLRAEKSANLIYNGGKKRSPAKQGEVSIYFANTNNVFGNVGNELKITRIIKPTGQSTYKINDKTHTRQQILEILAKAKIDPDGHNIVLQGDIVHMADMTPEERRRVIEEIAGISIYEDKKEKALRELTRVEEKLNEAHIILTERESYLKELKAERDQAQRFKDLDQKLKRNKATLLDLKKQKKTNELDKHLATYQGYTEKITKAEEQIRKLREDIAKKKENVEAINKEVEEKGERDQVALHKEVEKLRLDIALGKQRIETLKQELFKLQERREELLRTNKELDSKIKIQEKSRKSIIDEIAKKEKEIEKLEKRIDEFKQKHHMEDAADLDSRIVAIDKEAEHIQEEISELREQQQNLLREQDRIEIKLSTLDEKISKVAKLAKEHKDQLQELKEKKARFKQTTLDLSKALNESSNIAAQLANARDKLLSKKEEHSKLKARTATIQEAATRNLAVKRILEQKKSIRGIHGTIAQLGSVKRDLASALEVAAGARMNAVVVENDKVAEQCIRYLKDNKLGVATFLPLNKITPPPPQQAPKSKGIIGRAVDLITYDKKYAKAFAYVFANTLIVESIPAARSIGIGTYRMVTKSGDLIERSGAMQGGFRNRKEGTGFQEKETQKELHAIEKELADIEAIIRKLEQKKQDQDELIERLRTLKAELEGEIIKQEKTLFIDSEDLDLNKEAKQKLLKEKETIAKELDKLADEISQKTRNLATLKIEKSNLREKLATMRNPRLLAELNTFQDKRQELKTEIVELRAQLKNAESEMANILGPEAQNIKKILKQHEKEREQFLTEQKTLQEQITKQERELKQKEQEEKKFFAQFKDLFNKRSKIAEEITKAENNIFQLQDQIRTLQAKANAINLDIARLKAEIAAIEEEAKPFDGVPRFEGKSEAVMTREINEFEKLLENFGAVNLKALEIYDKVSQEYDQLIKKKERLATEREDVLVMINEIDSRKKELFMRTYEVVSKNFSTIFGTLSTKGQAFFELEDKKDPFAGGLTLRVRLSTKRFMDIRSLSGGEKTLTALAFLFAVQEHEPASFYVLDEVDAALDKHNSEKLAKMIRAYADKAQYLIISHNDAIISEADNLYGVSMDSDGISKITTLQL
- the rnhB gene encoding ribonuclease HII, giving the protein MYSLGIDEAGRGPVFGPLVMAGVALTPNQERDLKKLGVTDSKLLSPPARERLYKEITRHPHEIIIVHPAEIDHAVQSTTTNLNWLEADTAVAIIKKLTKRLPITTVIVDSPTKNTNAFKKYLQTKLGNQDFTLLCENKADQRFTCVAAASILAKVTRDKKIRELTAKTGINLGSGYLTDPATQKTLQEQYNNPKLASIIRASWAPVKELRKPRQTTLAPTGPAGRSKKPDEKTFATLTRHGFSFENTKTPYETVRMKGPGVTLIKYTTGTLLLQGSKAAKEATRELLKKLNIR